One Paenibacillus sp. J23TS9 DNA segment encodes these proteins:
- a CDS encoding DUF3883 domain-containing protein, which yields MLAELKNHNNLGNINEIKFVITEAISTYPKTLRDIERYCLSNTSYYNIPTKGIIALLDFISAISYCDEGVYLNTFGENFLAFESTSNLNSAIIRALLSKLILEEKYPDFIDLESISFDYFHEAYIIKNSEIPFKYAAIRNLLINLGFFIFSSNVKNLLVIDHNYSALLEEILKPAHRNLTVERFKKLQSLKEKYGQEAEEFVLKYEKSRLANHRFSNKILRISEIDVNAGYDIISFNSQNSSLLDRLIEVKSYAKEQGFYWSKNEVEVAKTKKSMYYLYLVDRDKMNEDGYSPSIIFNPYELVFESKDWTKEAQSWFFRKK from the coding sequence ATGTTAGCAGAGTTGAAAAACCATAATAATTTGGGGAATATAAATGAAATTAAATTCGTAATAACAGAGGCAATTTCCACGTATCCTAAAACCTTGAGGGACATTGAAAGGTATTGTTTGAGTAATACATCGTATTATAATATTCCTACAAAAGGTATTATTGCATTATTAGATTTTATTTCAGCTATTTCTTATTGTGATGAGGGAGTATATTTAAATACTTTTGGAGAAAATTTTCTTGCGTTTGAATCAACTTCTAATTTAAATAGTGCAATTATTAGGGCATTATTATCAAAGCTTATATTAGAAGAGAAATATCCAGATTTTATTGATTTGGAATCAATTAGTTTTGACTACTTTCACGAAGCATATATTATCAAAAATAGTGAAATTCCATTTAAGTACGCTGCAATAAGAAATCTTTTAATAAATTTAGGTTTTTTCATTTTCAGTTCTAATGTGAAAAACTTATTGGTGATTGATCACAATTATAGTGCGTTATTAGAAGAAATTCTGAAGCCAGCCCATAGAAATCTTACTGTGGAAAGATTCAAAAAATTACAATCCTTGAAAGAAAAGTATGGACAAGAAGCAGAAGAGTTTGTTCTAAAATATGAAAAGAGTCGTCTTGCTAATCATCGTTTTAGTAATAAAATTTTACGGATATCTGAAATAGATGTAAATGCGGGCTATGATATCATTTCGTTTAATTCCCAAAATTCTTCTTTATTAGATAGATTAATAGAAGTTAAATCCTATGCTAAGGAGCAGGGTTTCTATTGGTCCAAAAATGAAGTTGAAGTAGCAAAAACTAAAAAGTCAATGTACTATTTGTATCTAGTAGATCGAGATAAAATGAATGAGGATGGTTATAGCCCTTCTATTATATTTAACCCGTATGAACTTGTGTTTGAAAGTAAAGACTGGACTAAGGAAGCGCAATCATGGTTTTTCCGAAAAAAATAG
- a CDS encoding DNA cytosine methyltransferase yields MRVADFFCGAGGFSEGFRQAGFRTIFAVDKWMPAVKTHHGNHPHSNTILDDVERLSKLSEDEFHELVPDTEIIIGSPPCVAFSNSNKSGKGDKALGIRLLEAYLRIVARKKYKKDSILQYWILENVPNIEKYIKPCYSASDLGLSGDFVLQVIHENSGVYNSKNFGVAQNRKRFLCGEFPNPRLAVLEDRHVLPLKVILEALGDPQEGLNQLINDPNYDFQMHSREVTDHHFIKELAQHEWQKAKQLKDDKGYMGKMSFPEDINKPARTVMANSSVSSRESIIYGYKKNRYRMPTVRELASVMSFPIDYQFYGDSRGVKSKLVGNAVPPKMAFAFAKSIAESTARDVPAQYRPIQHSKNLNFINLNHTVFPLNREKPKKDTARFKYHIPYLIVNAFRVELTNYKSDFEKKEFLWNVEIHKSQGPRARIFTPSISNVYTNNKVIDDKILEFINSIEYKLVSFETFQRHYCLTSDDRQGLLGPNELLDSVKKFIVGISYDISTEDINIDEEPYSLPSVIYIGYIVLTNIIEKMRGIMNE; encoded by the coding sequence ATGAGAGTAGCAGACTTTTTTTGTGGTGCTGGTGGCTTTTCAGAGGGATTTAGACAGGCAGGTTTTAGAACCATATTTGCTGTTGATAAATGGATGCCAGCCGTAAAAACACATCATGGAAATCATCCACATTCAAATACTATTTTAGATGATGTTGAAAGATTATCTAAGCTTTCTGAAGATGAATTTCACGAATTAGTTCCAGATACTGAGATTATTATAGGTTCACCACCATGTGTGGCATTTTCAAACTCTAATAAATCGGGCAAGGGAGATAAGGCATTAGGAATAAGATTGTTGGAAGCGTATTTGAGGATAGTTGCTCGAAAAAAATATAAGAAGGATTCAATTTTACAGTATTGGATACTTGAAAATGTACCTAATATTGAAAAGTATATTAAACCGTGCTATTCAGCTAGTGATTTGGGTTTGAGTGGAGATTTTGTATTACAAGTGATACATGAAAATTCAGGTGTATATAATTCAAAAAACTTTGGAGTTGCACAAAATCGCAAGAGGTTTTTATGTGGCGAATTTCCAAATCCTAGGTTAGCTGTTTTAGAAGATAGGCATGTACTTCCACTAAAAGTAATTCTTGAAGCACTAGGAGATCCTCAGGAAGGATTGAACCAGCTAATAAATGATCCTAATTATGATTTTCAAATGCATTCGAGAGAAGTTACTGATCATCATTTTATTAAGGAACTCGCACAGCATGAATGGCAGAAAGCAAAGCAATTAAAAGATGATAAGGGTTATATGGGGAAAATGTCTTTCCCGGAAGATATAAATAAACCAGCTAGAACTGTTATGGCTAACTCGTCTGTATCTTCAAGGGAATCAATAATTTATGGCTACAAAAAAAATAGATACAGGATGCCAACTGTTAGGGAGCTGGCATCAGTGATGAGCTTTCCCATAGATTATCAATTTTATGGTGATTCAAGAGGTGTGAAATCCAAGTTGGTAGGAAATGCAGTTCCCCCTAAAATGGCATTTGCATTTGCTAAATCAATAGCTGAGAGCACAGCCAGGGATGTACCTGCTCAGTACAGACCAATTCAACATTCTAAAAACCTCAATTTTATTAACTTAAATCATACTGTATTTCCTCTTAATAGAGAGAAGCCTAAAAAGGACACAGCTCGCTTCAAGTATCACATTCCGTATTTAATAGTTAATGCGTTTAGGGTTGAATTGACAAATTACAAGTCTGATTTTGAAAAAAAAGAGTTTCTATGGAATGTTGAGATTCATAAAAGTCAGGGACCAAGAGCTAGAATATTTACGCCATCTATAAGTAATGTATATACAAATAACAAAGTTATAGATGATAAAATTCTAGAATTCATAAATTCTATAGAGTATAAATTAGTATCTTTTGAAACCTTTCAGCGTCATTATTGTTTGACTTCTGATGACCGACAGGGGTTACTTGGTCCGAATGAGCTGTTAGATTCTGTGAAAAAGTTTATAGTAGGTATCTCATATGATATTTCGACCGAGGATATTAATATTGATGAAGAGCCTTACTCATTACCTTCTGTCATATACATTGGTTATATAGTGCTTACAAATATAATTGAAAAGATGAGGGGAATAATGAATGAATGA
- a CDS encoding (deoxy)nucleoside triphosphate pyrophosphohydrolase, whose protein sequence is MIQVAAAIIENEHGQLLIARKKTGKPQAGLWEFLGGKLEEGEIPAECLKRELQEEMQIAIEPYAYFGTNDHRYGEKDIRLITYKARFISGTMKQPIMTRSVG, encoded by the coding sequence TTGATCCAAGTAGCCGCAGCCATCATCGAAAACGAACACGGGCAGTTGTTAATTGCCAGAAAAAAGACGGGAAAGCCGCAGGCCGGGCTATGGGAGTTTCTCGGAGGCAAGCTGGAGGAAGGCGAAATCCCAGCGGAATGCCTGAAGCGTGAGCTGCAAGAGGAGATGCAGATTGCGATTGAGCCTTACGCATACTTCGGAACCAACGACCATCGCTATGGTGAGAAAGATATCCGGTTAATTACATACAAGGCGCGGTTCATCAGCGGCACAATGAAGCAACCGATTATGACGAGGTCCGTTGGGTGA
- a CDS encoding DEAD/DEAH box helicase — protein sequence MQIEVGIDQQSKKFILTGSINNLISNRRAKMYLKDFLKAEILEDRVLIKYEDVDQEKTLTSIRETISKYGFEETKSELIEETLNDYFQEENNFGIFSRRAYEIRNNNCDPNEFEDFTNSLKKNLKNRTLYKLQLLSAYHLAFSQNACNFSVPGAGKTSIVYGAYSYLKNLKEDNPKHINKILIIGPLSSFGPWESEYEECFGEEAISKRLSGGMTKKEKSQYLYSFEPAELTLMSYQAVNSVLDDLIYFIKKHKVMVVLDEAHKIKNTEGGLIADSVLSIGKYCKSRVILTGTPAPNGYEDLVNLFKFLWPSKQIIKFHTFQLKEMSENPQDKRVHELVENIAPYYIRIRKSDLGLPEAINNPPIMVKMGSHQRQIYDFIEKKYMDYLIEKSDIDNIRGVLVKARLIRLMQAATNPNLLTKPIDQYFSEHGISDKTYINDSEIINKIVNYDQIETPSKFEAVLKIVNKIISDKQKVIIWATFVQNMHDLQRYLDSNNIKSRLLYGDVPVESDDKLTIETRESIIRDFHNPNSEFNVIIANPFAVAESISLHKACNNAIYLERTFNAAQFIQSKDRIHRYGLNQKAKVNYYFVLSIDSIDQTVHERLEFKEKRMNHIIENEPIPLFSLVDEDDFGNDDIKALISNYVSRVEKP from the coding sequence ATGCAAATAGAAGTTGGAATTGATCAACAGAGTAAAAAATTTATTTTAACTGGATCAATTAATAATCTTATTTCTAATCGCCGAGCAAAAATGTACTTGAAAGATTTCTTAAAGGCAGAAATTCTTGAGGATAGAGTACTAATTAAATATGAAGATGTAGATCAAGAAAAAACTTTAACTAGTATTAGAGAGACTATTTCTAAATATGGATTTGAAGAAACTAAATCGGAACTAATTGAAGAGACATTAAATGATTATTTTCAAGAAGAAAATAACTTTGGAATCTTTTCGAGACGGGCTTATGAGATTCGTAATAATAACTGCGATCCGAATGAGTTTGAAGATTTTACTAATAGTCTAAAAAAGAATCTTAAAAATAGAACATTATACAAATTACAATTATTGTCAGCTTATCACTTAGCGTTCTCACAAAACGCATGTAATTTTTCTGTTCCAGGGGCAGGAAAAACAAGTATTGTTTATGGAGCTTACAGTTATTTGAAAAATCTCAAAGAGGACAATCCTAAACACATAAATAAGATACTAATTATTGGCCCTTTAAGTTCTTTTGGTCCTTGGGAAAGTGAATATGAAGAATGTTTTGGAGAAGAGGCCATATCGAAAAGGCTTTCTGGCGGAATGACAAAGAAGGAGAAGTCACAATACTTATATTCTTTTGAGCCTGCCGAACTTACATTAATGTCATATCAAGCTGTAAACAGCGTACTGGATGATTTAATTTACTTCATTAAAAAGCATAAAGTGATGGTTGTTCTTGATGAAGCTCATAAAATAAAAAATACTGAAGGTGGTTTAATTGCCGATTCGGTCCTCAGTATCGGAAAGTATTGTAAGTCAAGAGTTATCTTAACTGGAACACCAGCACCGAATGGGTACGAAGATCTAGTGAATTTATTTAAGTTCTTATGGCCATCTAAACAAATAATTAAATTTCATACTTTTCAATTAAAAGAGATGTCTGAGAATCCTCAAGACAAGAGAGTACATGAGTTAGTAGAAAATATAGCTCCTTATTACATAAGAATCAGAAAGAGTGATTTGGGGCTTCCGGAGGCGATAAATAATCCTCCTATAATGGTTAAGATGGGCTCTCATCAAAGACAAATATACGATTTCATAGAAAAGAAATATATGGATTATCTTATTGAGAAAAGTGACATAGATAATATTAGAGGTGTATTAGTTAAGGCAAGACTAATAAGATTAATGCAAGCAGCTACTAATCCCAACTTATTAACTAAACCAATAGATCAATATTTCAGCGAACATGGAATTAGTGATAAAACTTATATAAACGATTCAGAGATAATAAATAAAATAGTTAACTATGATCAAATAGAGACACCATCGAAATTTGAAGCAGTCCTTAAAATAGTTAACAAAATCATAAGTGATAAGCAGAAAGTTATTATTTGGGCTACATTTGTTCAAAACATGCACGATTTACAGCGTTATTTAGATAGTAACAATATTAAATCGCGTCTATTGTATGGAGATGTTCCCGTAGAGTCAGACGATAAATTAACCATTGAAACTCGTGAGAGTATAATTAGAGACTTCCATAATCCGAATTCTGAATTTAATGTAATCATTGCAAATCCATTTGCTGTAGCGGAGTCTATATCTTTACACAAGGCTTGTAATAATGCTATATATTTAGAACGTACATTTAATGCTGCGCAATTCATTCAATCTAAGGATAGAATACATCGGTATGGATTAAATCAAAAGGCTAAGGTCAATTATTATTTTGTGTTATCAATTGATTCTATAGATCAAACAGTACACGAAAGACTTGAATTTAAAGAAAAAAGAATGAACCATATCATTGAAAATGAGCCAATTCCGTTGTTTTCTCTTGTAGATGAGGACGATTTTGGAAATGATGATATAAAGGCGTTGATTTCAAATTATGTTAGCAGAGTTGAAAAACCATAA
- a CDS encoding N-acetylglucosamine kinase, whose product MNSAAIPLLAVDGGGTKCLAVFADAEGRMLASGRAGSCNYQGVGREAAALELTRAIREAKRQLTAEGNGGMTASSFGVSPTEQTPAAEEDGPLQVACAVFGLAGLDTAYDRRIIEELVHEALASTQVQADRVAVENDGVAALLGASGGDPGILIIAGTGSIVYGINAKGARARAGGWGHRVGDEGSGYWIGKQAIRAALRGYDGRGVATSLTDKLLQHLNLQNEEELFNWVYSAAYSVDKTAELSRLVGEAAQEGDVPARRILESAADELFLGAQAVVQKLGLSEADGPFVVIMQGGVLQYNPVVRSRLAERIAAFSSLARVDEAKREPIYGVIGQGRRLLDFLD is encoded by the coding sequence ATGAACTCGGCAGCGATTCCCCTGCTGGCCGTGGACGGCGGGGGAACCAAATGCCTGGCCGTGTTCGCGGACGCCGAAGGGCGCATGCTCGCAAGCGGGCGCGCGGGGTCCTGCAACTACCAGGGCGTGGGCCGCGAGGCCGCGGCGCTGGAGCTGACGCGGGCGATCCGAGAGGCCAAGCGGCAATTGACGGCAGAGGGAAATGGGGGGATGACGGCATCTTCATTTGGCGTATCTCCGACAGAACAAACTCCAGCGGCGGAGGAAGACGGACCGCTGCAGGTTGCCTGCGCCGTCTTCGGGCTTGCGGGCCTCGACACCGCTTACGACCGCCGCATCATTGAGGAGCTTGTCCATGAAGCGCTCGCCAGCACGCAGGTGCAGGCGGATCGCGTCGCCGTGGAGAACGACGGCGTCGCGGCCCTGCTCGGCGCCTCAGGTGGCGATCCCGGCATCCTGATCATCGCCGGTACCGGTTCGATCGTGTACGGGATCAACGCCAAGGGCGCCCGCGCCCGCGCCGGCGGCTGGGGCCACCGCGTAGGCGACGAAGGCAGCGGCTACTGGATCGGCAAGCAGGCGATCCGGGCCGCGCTGCGCGGATACGACGGAAGAGGCGTCGCCACGTCGTTAACTGATAAGCTGCTTCAGCACCTGAATCTGCAAAATGAAGAGGAGCTGTTCAACTGGGTTTACTCCGCTGCCTACAGCGTGGATAAGACGGCCGAGCTGAGCAGGCTCGTGGGCGAAGCGGCTCAAGAAGGTGACGTGCCTGCCCGCCGAATTCTCGAATCGGCAGCCGATGAGCTGTTTCTGGGAGCGCAGGCGGTTGTGCAGAAGCTTGGCCTGTCCGAGGCTGATGGCCCTTTTGTCGTGATTATGCAGGGAGGAGTGCTGCAGTACAATCCCGTCGTGCGAAGCCGATTGGCAGAGCGGATCGCGGCATTTTCGTCGCTTGCGAGGGTGGACGAAGCGAAGCGGGAGCCGATTTATGGGGTGATTGGGCAGGGGAGGAGGTTGTTGGATTTCCTTGATTAA
- a CDS encoding class I SAM-dependent methyltransferase produces MRRDELDKYIFAPADVAFVNILIEGKELSSTRLDADHTETADIKTILRQSYDNHAEFRNSSELEGWKAEERDQALNRTNEVRSVLEIGAGPGRDSLFFQEQGLNMTTVDLSEEMVRLCRQKGLRARVMDFYNLDFADRSFDAVYAMNCLLHVPKAQLSDVLTEIKRILKPGGLFYLGLYGGMDTDGIWEQDAYEPKRYFAMYPDEEIQGIIECYFQIENFHTRDMGEGPHFQSVLLRKEDKPT; encoded by the coding sequence GTGAGGCGGGATGAGCTTGACAAATATATTTTCGCGCCGGCGGATGTCGCATTCGTTAACATTTTAATCGAAGGGAAGGAACTATCAAGTACAAGACTAGATGCCGATCATACGGAGACCGCGGATATTAAAACCATTCTCCGACAGTCCTACGATAATCATGCAGAATTCAGAAATTCATCCGAACTGGAAGGCTGGAAGGCTGAAGAAAGGGACCAAGCGCTGAATCGGACGAACGAAGTTCGCAGCGTTCTGGAAATCGGAGCCGGACCGGGGCGGGATAGTTTGTTTTTTCAGGAGCAGGGCCTCAATATGACGACCGTCGATTTGTCCGAAGAGATGGTTCGTTTATGCAGGCAAAAGGGTCTGCGCGCCAGGGTGATGGATTTTTACAATTTGGATTTTGCGGATCGCTCCTTTGACGCGGTATATGCCATGAACTGCTTGCTCCATGTGCCGAAAGCGCAGCTGTCGGACGTGCTCACGGAAATCAAGCGCATACTGAAGCCGGGCGGTTTGTTCTATTTGGGGCTGTACGGTGGGATGGACACGGACGGCATTTGGGAGCAGGATGCGTATGAGCCGAAGCGTTATTTTGCCATGTACCCGGACGAAGAGATTCAGGGAATCATCGAGTGCTATTTTCAAATCGAAAACTTCCATACGCGTGATATGGGCGAAGGACCTCATTTTCAATCGGTGCTGCTGAGAAAAGAGGACAAGCCGACCTAA
- the argH gene encoding argininosuccinate lyase yields the protein MRTREQILQQEGGHFPGRTYTEVVLEPAFDEAKTSLLGAMMAINKAHLIMLKEQGLVSEEEAVQIASAICGLDLEGLRQAEYTGQFEDLFFQVEHELHAAAGDIADNLHLARSRNDMGIAIYRIVLREKLLVTLRGALALKSQLLSFAEEHADTIMIGYTHTQQAQPTTLAHYIMAVADSLDRDIRRLQAAYANCNRSSMGAAALTTSGFAISRERVQELLGFDELIYNSYDAIGGADYVGEMMTAVQLAAINLGRSSQDFLLWCTQEFGMLRVADPYVQISSIMPQKRNPVSFEHMRALLSSCVGNTQTVLTMMHNTPFGDIVDTEDDMQPYAWKALQVLERMYRLLSCVIGTVDVNKEVLRKRTEGSFAIVTELADTLVRTDGLSFRGSHHIVSRLVKHAVAEGLAANEITLELVNEIALQVIGRKLSLTAEQLRLALDPVHFVDIRTLPGGPAPSEIRSVIAKRKESQQAQEQWLDAARASTAGALENLDHSLAGWSVSR from the coding sequence ATGAGGACTCGGGAACAGATTTTACAGCAGGAAGGCGGGCATTTTCCGGGACGCACGTATACGGAAGTAGTGCTTGAACCCGCTTTTGACGAAGCGAAGACGAGCTTGCTTGGAGCCATGATGGCCATCAACAAAGCGCATCTGATCATGCTGAAGGAGCAAGGGCTCGTCAGTGAAGAGGAGGCCGTGCAGATCGCGTCGGCCATTTGCGGCCTTGACCTGGAGGGGCTTCGCCAAGCGGAATATACCGGACAATTCGAAGACCTGTTCTTTCAGGTCGAGCATGAGCTCCATGCAGCGGCCGGAGACATTGCCGACAACCTGCATCTGGCCCGCAGCCGCAACGATATGGGCATCGCGATTTATCGGATCGTGCTGCGGGAGAAACTGCTCGTGACGCTTCGCGGAGCCCTTGCACTCAAGAGCCAGTTGCTGTCGTTCGCGGAGGAGCATGCGGACACGATCATGATCGGCTATACCCATACGCAGCAGGCGCAGCCGACCACCCTGGCCCACTACATCATGGCGGTGGCGGACTCGCTGGACCGCGACATCCGCCGGCTGCAGGCGGCCTACGCCAACTGCAATCGGAGCAGCATGGGCGCGGCAGCGCTGACGACCTCAGGCTTCGCCATCAGCCGCGAGCGTGTGCAGGAGCTGCTCGGCTTCGACGAGCTGATCTACAACTCGTACGACGCGATCGGCGGCGCCGATTACGTCGGTGAGATGATGACCGCCGTGCAGCTCGCGGCCATCAACCTCGGCAGATCATCGCAGGATTTCCTGCTATGGTGCACACAGGAATTCGGCATGCTACGCGTTGCCGATCCGTATGTGCAGATCAGCTCCATCATGCCGCAGAAGCGAAACCCGGTCTCGTTCGAGCATATGCGCGCGCTGCTCTCCAGCTGCGTCGGCAACACCCAAACCGTCCTGACCATGATGCATAATACCCCGTTCGGCGACATCGTGGATACCGAGGACGATATGCAGCCATATGCCTGGAAGGCACTGCAGGTGCTGGAACGGATGTATCGCCTGCTCTCCTGCGTCATCGGGACGGTGGACGTCAACAAGGAGGTGCTGCGCAAACGAACCGAAGGCAGCTTCGCTATCGTGACCGAGCTTGCGGATACGCTGGTGCGCACCGACGGCTTGTCGTTCCGCGGCTCCCACCATATCGTGAGCCGCCTCGTGAAGCATGCCGTCGCCGAAGGCCTCGCCGCGAACGAAATCACGCTGGAGCTCGTCAACGAGATTGCGCTGCAAGTCATCGGACGGAAGCTGTCGCTCACCGCAGAGCAGCTGCGGCTTGCGCTGGATCCGGTACACTTCGTAGATATTCGCACCCTGCCCGGCGGGCCGGCTCCTTCCGAAATTCGCAGCGTGATCGCCAAGCGAAAGGAGAGCCAGCAGGCGCAGGAGCAGTGGCTGGACGCGGCCCGCGCCAGCACGGCGGGCGCGCTGGAGAACCTGGACCACTCGCTGGCCGGCTGGAGCGTCAGCCGATGA